The proteins below are encoded in one region of Oncorhynchus kisutch isolate 150728-3 linkage group LG14, Okis_V2, whole genome shotgun sequence:
- the LOC109903110 gene encoding T-box transcription factor T-A — protein sequence MTSNPDQRLDHLLSVVESEFQKGSEKGDASERDIKLGLEDAELWTKFKELTNEMIVTKTGRRMFPVLRANVSGLDPNAMYSVLLDFVAADNNRWKYVNGEWVPGGKPEPQSPSCVYIHPDSPNFGAHWMKAPVSFSKVKLSNKLNGGGQIMLNSLHKYEPRIHIVKVGGLQKMISSQSFPETQFIAVTAYQNEEITALKIKHNPFAKAFLDAKERSDHKDMPDHGGDSQQSGYSQLGGWFLPGNGPMCPSSSPPPFTGAPGHSSGSYCERYSSLRGHRAAPYPSHYPHRSSSSNNYMDNSSGVLPTHDSWSALQIPNSTGMGTLAHTSNSTSNSSQYPSLWSVAGTALTPSGSSSGSIAGGLTSQFLRGSSYTGLTSSLPVSSPSSMYDPSLSEVGVGVGEAQFESSIARLTASWAPVAQSY from the exons ATGACTTCAAACCCCGACCAGAGGCTGGACCACCTTCTGAGCGTGGTGGAGAGCGAGTTTCAGAAGGGCAGCGAGAAAGGAGACGCCTCAGAGAGGGATATTAAACTGGGACTAGAAGATGCAGAATTATGGACCAAGTTTAAAGAACTAACCAACGAAATGATTGTCACCAAGACGGGCAG GCGGATGTTTCCAGTGCTCAGAGCGAATGTGAGTGGCTTGGACCCCAACGCTATGTACTCAGTTCTCTTGGACTTCGTGGCTGCAGACAACAACCGGTGGAAGTACGTGAACGGCGAGTGGGTTCCCGGTGGCAAGCCCGAGCCACAGAGCCCTAGCTGCGTCTACATCCACCCAGACTCGCCTAACTTCGGAGCGCACTGGATGAAAGCGCCCGTCTCATTTAGCAAAGTCAAATTGTCCAATAAACTCAACGGGGGAGGACAA ATTATGCTGAACTCTCTGCACAAGTATGAGCCCAGGATACACATTGTGAAGGTTGGAGGGCTCCAGAAGATGATCAGCAGCCAGTCTTTCCCCGAGACTCAGTTCATCGCTGTCACTGCATACCAGAACGAAGAG ATAACTGCGTTGAAGATCAAACACAATCCATTCGCTAAAGCTTTCCTCGATGCCAAAGAGAG AAGCGACCATAAAGACATGCCAGATCATGGTGGAGACAGTCAACAGTCTGGTTATTCCCAAC ttGGTGGTTGGTTTCTACCTGGTAACGGTCCCATGTGCCCCAGCAGCAGCCCCCCTCCGTTCACCGGGGCCCCTGGCCACTCCTCAGGGTCCTACTGTGAAAGGTACTCCAGCCTGAGGGGCCACAGGGCCGCTCCCTACCCCAGCCACTACCCACACCGCTCCTCCAGCTCAA ACAACTACATGGACAACTCGTCGGGAGTCCTGCCCACCCATGACAGCTGGTCAGCCCTTCAGATCCCTAACTCCACTGGGATGGGAACCCTGGCCCATACCAGCAACTCCACATCCAACTCCAG cCAGTATCCCAGCCTGTGGTCTGTTGCCGGGACGGCCCTAACTCCTTCAGGCTCCTCCTCTGGCTCCATCGCTGGTGGCCTGACCAGCCAGTTCCTGCGAGGCTCCTCCTACACAGGCCTGACCTCCTCCCTGCCCGTATCCTCACCATCCTCCATGTACGACCCCAGCCTTAGCGAGGTGGGTGTAGGCGTGGGCGAGGCCCAGTTCGAAAGCTCCATCGCCAGGCTCACCGCCTCCTGGGCACCTGTGGCTCAGAGCTACTGA